CTCGATTCTTCGCGGTCGTGGCATTTCAACTTTTATTTCACGGATGATTTTCCCTGGTTGGGAGCTCATTAACAGAATTCGATCGGCGAGTAGTAATGCTTCGTCGATACTGTGGGTGATGAAAAGTACAGTCTTTCCTGTTTCCTCCCAAATGGATAGAAGTTCCGCTTGTAATATAAATTTGTTCTGCTCATCGAGCGCGGCAAATGGTTCATCCATCAGAAGGATTTCAGGATCGTTTGCAAAAGCCCTTGCAATACTCACCCGCTGTTTCATCCCCCCGGATAATTCTTTCGGATAAAGGGATGAAAATTTATCGAGCCCTGTTTTCTTTAAATAATAAGCGGTCCGTTCTTTTATTACTTTTTTCGGCATATGTCGCATTTTAAGACCAAATGCCACATTTTCTTCTACAGTTAACCACGGAATAATGCCTCTTTCTTGAAATACCATGGATTGTAACGGTCGATCCTCTTTGTCTGTCGCAATCGTGAAATCACCAATACTAGGATTTTCAAGCTCCGCCAATATTCGTAGCAGCGTCGTTTTTCCACATCCGCTTGGTCCTACAATACAAACAAATTCGCCTTCATTGATTGTGAGCGTAATGTCATCAAGTGCAGTAACGCTTCCTTGCTTTTTATAAAATGCTTTTGTTAAATTAGTGACTTCAATTTTCGGTTTATTACGCATCTGTTCACCTCCACGGCAACATTTTCTTTTGTATTCCACGAAGCATGATGGAGAACAGATAACCAAAAAATGAGATAAGAATGAGCCCCACGTACATTTCTTGCAATAAGAATGCTTTATACGATGTCCAGATTAGATAGCCTATTCCAGAAGTTGCCCCCATCATTTCCGCTGCAACAATCGTCAAGAGCGCAATCGCCTGCCCCATTTGGATGCCTTCCAACATAACGGGTAGCGCTCCCGGTAAAGCAATTTTCATAAAAAAGTTTACCCGACCAGCACCATAGTTTTTAGCTACATCTAAATAAATTTTGTCGATATTAATGACACCCGCAACAGTATTAATGACAACCGGGAAAAATACACTTCCTGCGATTGTCACCACTTTGGATAAATCACCGATGCCAAAAATAATAATAATGATTGGAAGCAGGGCAAGTGTAGGAATTGGCATGAGCGCCATCACGATTGGCGATACAAAATGCCTGATCGGTGAATAAAGGCCCATTAAAAGTCCGATGACGACACCGGGTATAACACCTAGTAAAAACCCGGCAAAAATCCGATACATCGAAATTCCGATATGACTTGCGATTTCACCACTTGCGATTAAGGAGAAAAATGTGCTGACGATGGCAGAGGGGGGCGGAAAAAAACGAATATCAATTAACCCTGTTCTCGACAGAAACTCCCATAATAGTAGTAGAAAAACAGGTGACGCAATCGTCAGCATCTGTTTGAATCGCTCATTTCTTTGCCTCTTCTTCCATTCACGCTGTTCAATTTCGAACGGACTATAGTGACTTTTTGTCTCTTCCAACGTTCACCACCTCTTCTATAAATATATGTGAACGCCTAAAAATGTGTGTTGGGCGAATGCCGTCTAAACAACATTTCGACACAAAAAACACTCCCAAACTTGAGAGTGTCCAGCAATTTCATTATAGAATGCCATATTTCTGTGCATTAAATCGTAACTCTTCCCGAAATTTCGGATGTGCAATATCGATAAGTGCATTGGCACGTTCTTTTAGTGACTTTCCGTACAATTTTGCAATACCATATTCCGTAACAATATTGTCGACAGCATTTTTCGACGTGGTCACGACAGAACCTGGTGTAAGTTGTGTTTGGATACGGGAAATTGTGTCGTCCTTCGCGGTTGAATACATACAAATAAATCCTTTTCCGTGCTTTGCGAAGCGAACGCCTTGCGCAAAATCAGCTTGTCCACCAGTTGATGAATAATACCGTCCCGCGACTGTTTCAGAGGCACATTGACCGTACAGATCAATTTCTGTCGTGGCATTTATTGAAACAATTCGTTCTTCTTTGGCAATTTCTCGGGGATCATTCACTTCGCTGACTGGCAAAAATTCAACTGCAGGATTTTGATGGACGAAATCATAAAGGCACTGCGT
This DNA window, taken from Sporosarcina sp. 6E9, encodes the following:
- a CDS encoding ABC transporter ATP-binding protein: MRNKPKIEVTNLTKAFYKKQGSVTALDDITLTINEGEFVCIVGPSGCGKTTLLRILAELENPSIGDFTIATDKEDRPLQSMVFQERGIIPWLTVEENVAFGLKMRHMPKKVIKERTAYYLKKTGLDKFSSLYPKELSGGMKQRVSIARAFANDPEILLMDEPFAALDEQNKFILQAELLSIWEETGKTVLFITHSIDEALLLADRILLMSSQPGKIIREIKVEMPRPRRIEDIREDSTMAAQFVEIWHHLQEEVQRSRREED
- a CDS encoding ABC transporter permease; its protein translation is MLTIASPVFLLLLWEFLSRTGLIDIRFFPPPSAIVSTFFSLIASGEIASHIGISMYRIFAGFLLGVIPGVVIGLLMGLYSPIRHFVSPIVMALMPIPTLALLPIIIIIFGIGDLSKVVTIAGSVFFPVVINTVAGVINIDKIYLDVAKNYGAGRVNFFMKIALPGALPVMLEGIQMGQAIALLTIVAAEMMGATSGIGYLIWTSYKAFLLQEMYVGLILISFFGYLFSIMLRGIQKKMLPWR